The DNA segment AAGACCTCGATATTATTGAGGAAGTGGCGCACCCGCTCACGCGGATCGGCGGTCCATTGCATCCCGGTTTCCACTTGCCGGACGCGCGCGTCCAGGTCGTGATAGCGGTCGTTCATGCTGTAGACGCCGTCTGGCCCGTGGTAGCGGTCCTTGCGGAAGCGCAGCTGCATGTTGATCGCCTGGTACAGCACATTCTTGTCCAGCAGCGTCTCCAGCCATTCCCGAAATCGCTCTTCCCGCACCAGGCGGGCTTCGCGAAACAGCGCCTGCTGGACTTCGTGATAGAGCTCTCGCGAAACCGGTTTCTCCGTGTTCATTTCTGCCCCCCTGCTTTCGCACCGAGAATCTCATCCTTCCAAGTCTCGTCATTGGCGCGCAACTCATCCCAGTTATTGGCCGAC comes from the Janthinobacterium sp. 67 genome and includes:
- a CDS encoding aromatic-ring-hydroxylating dioxygenase subunit beta; amino-acid sequence: MNTEKPVSRELYHEVQQALFREARLVREERFREWLETLLDKNVLYQAINMQLRFRKDRYHGPDGVYSMNDRYHDLDARVRQVETGMQWTADPRERVRHFLNNIEVFHGEQDDTYIVQANCYVVRNRRVYDEMTYSYGRTDTWRRGADGQLRLLHRLCDIDERFVRGKNHNFML